From the genome of Spirosomataceae bacterium TFI 002, one region includes:
- a CDS encoding iron complex outermembrane recepter protein, protein MKKLYFKLTLYLGLFGMLMTHTSQATTLIVKVSGQVTDATDGSAMVGCSIIEKGTTNGVLSDVNGKFSINVKDQNATLIFDFIGYAQQEVVVGGQTNINIQLVQEANQLDDIVVLGYGSQKKSDVTGAVGTLKSEDFNKGVVANPGQLLQGKIAGVNVTSVSGEPGASQDVIIRGVGSLRSGTTPLYVIDGFVLDNSSNGFASNPLNFINPQDIESINVLKDASATAIYGARAANGVIVITTKKGKEGKSEVNLSLSTATSSLANKIDVFSAADFRKQVVNAGGTLFDGGGATDWQDELTRTARSNATNLSMSGAASEKFSYFASFGLDNQEGILNNSSLKRYSGRLNLNQNAMDGKLKIAYNFIGAQTQNNRPNQGAQVVDMLQLNPTIPALTNGQPTLLDDILNPLARQQIYSDEGTNNRIIANVSPSFEIVKGLVYKLNLGVDFSSTDRYIQNIPYALLEGLDLGSLNSIYAKNSNQLIENTVNYVFDVDDHNFNFLAGHSYQQFFSSQNSFNLSGFANNDIEPRYQDQSSTQVEPTTVNTFAIKNELQSFFGRVNYGFTNKYMLTATLRADGSSKFGANNKYGYFPSFAAGWNITNEDFMAGSKFTNLKLRASWGQTGNQDIPSKITQANFNDSRADNDTYPLNPNATTLDDYPYGTIYVRLANPNIQWEVSTQSNIGLDFGLFSNKLTGTIDYFNKASSNILLEAVPADPIQPTATFWTNVPNMEIRNSGLELALDFQNSSQSGFYYNFGGNMTLLKNKVVDSPYAVLTTGAAQGAGQTGATINGYINGEAIGSYFMKEFIGIGEDGLNKFKDQNGDGQVIENDRIVVGTALPSTLYAFYTNFGYKNFDLGLNFNGVAGNKIFNHTAMSIFNRGNLASSFNTTDFAVAYANEAITNSNEVSTRYLENGSFLRLNNATLAYKLSPQKIGLGKYLNNIRFSLTGQNLFVITDYTGYDPEINTGSSIGGVQTFGIDRFTYPKPRTFLLGLNVTF, encoded by the coding sequence ATGAAAAAACTCTATTTTAAGCTCACTCTATATCTCGGGCTATTCGGAATGCTCATGACTCATACGAGTCAAGCAACGACCTTGATAGTAAAGGTTAGTGGTCAGGTAACTGATGCCACTGACGGTTCAGCAATGGTAGGATGTTCTATCATCGAAAAAGGCACCACAAATGGTGTACTTAGTGACGTAAACGGAAAATTTAGCATAAATGTAAAAGATCAGAATGCAACATTGATATTTGATTTTATTGGCTATGCCCAACAAGAAGTTGTAGTTGGTGGCCAGACAAATATCAATATCCAATTAGTACAAGAAGCAAATCAATTAGATGATATTGTTGTATTAGGATATGGTTCACAAAAAAAATCGGATGTAACTGGAGCAGTTGGGACTCTAAAAAGCGAAGACTTTAATAAAGGAGTTGTTGCAAATCCAGGTCAACTACTGCAAGGTAAAATCGCAGGTGTGAATGTAACTTCAGTAAGTGGAGAGCCAGGTGCATCACAAGATGTTATTATTCGTGGGGTTGGTAGTCTTAGATCAGGAACTACGCCACTTTATGTAATTGATGGATTTGTACTTGATAATTCTTCCAATGGCTTTGCGAGTAATCCCCTCAATTTTATTAATCCTCAGGACATAGAATCTATAAATGTTCTTAAGGATGCATCGGCTACTGCAATCTACGGTGCTAGAGCTGCAAACGGCGTTATCGTGATTACTACCAAAAAAGGTAAAGAAGGTAAGTCTGAAGTCAACCTATCGTTGAGCACAGCAACGTCTTCTTTGGCCAATAAGATTGATGTATTTAGTGCCGCTGATTTTCGAAAGCAAGTTGTAAATGCTGGCGGAACACTTTTTGATGGCGGTGGGGCTACAGACTGGCAAGATGAACTTACTAGAACAGCTCGTTCAAACGCCACCAATTTATCTATGAGTGGTGCAGCAAGTGAGAAATTTTCATACTTTGCTTCATTTGGCTTAGATAATCAAGAAGGAATTTTGAACAATAGTAGTCTTAAGCGTTACTCGGGAAGGCTAAATTTGAATCAAAATGCAATGGATGGCAAACTAAAAATTGCCTACAATTTCATAGGAGCCCAAACACAAAATAATAGACCAAACCAAGGTGCACAGGTAGTGGATATGTTACAACTGAACCCAACAATACCAGCTCTTACCAATGGTCAGCCAACTCTTTTGGATGATATCCTAAATCCACTTGCTAGACAACAAATATATTCTGACGAAGGGACAAACAACAGAATTATCGCAAATGTCTCTCCTAGTTTTGAGATCGTAAAGGGTCTAGTATATAAACTTAATTTAGGAGTTGACTTCTCTTCTACTGATAGATACATTCAGAACATTCCGTATGCATTACTAGAAGGTTTAGATTTAGGATCATTGAACTCAATTTATGCTAAAAACAGCAACCAATTAATTGAAAATACTGTCAACTACGTTTTCGATGTAGATGATCATAATTTCAACTTCTTGGCAGGTCATTCCTACCAGCAGTTTTTTTCAAGCCAGAATTCATTTAATTTAAGTGGTTTTGCAAATAATGATATTGAGCCTAGGTATCAGGATCAATCGAGTACCCAAGTAGAACCAACTACAGTGAATACTTTCGCTATCAAAAATGAACTTCAGTCATTTTTCGGAAGAGTAAATTATGGTTTTACAAACAAGTATATGTTAACTGCTACATTACGTGCTGATGGTTCTTCTAAGTTTGGAGCAAACAACAAGTATGGTTATTTCCCTTCTTTTGCCGCGGGTTGGAACATTACAAATGAAGACTTTATGGCTGGATCTAAGTTTACGAACTTAAAGCTTCGTGCTAGTTGGGGACAAACTGGAAACCAAGATATACCATCTAAAATTACTCAAGCGAACTTTAATGATAGCCGTGCTGATAACGATACTTATCCGCTCAATCCAAATGCTACCACACTTGACGATTACCCTTATGGAACTATTTATGTTCGTTTAGCCAATCCAAATATCCAATGGGAAGTATCTACCCAAAGTAACATCGGTTTGGATTTTGGACTTTTTAGTAATAAACTGACAGGTACAATAGATTATTTCAACAAGGCTTCAAGTAATATTCTACTCGAGGCAGTTCCAGCTGATCCAATACAGCCAACAGCAACTTTTTGGACTAATGTACCAAATATGGAAATTAGGAACTCAGGTCTTGAGTTAGCTCTTGATTTTCAGAATAGCAGTCAAAGCGGATTTTATTACAACTTTGGTGGTAACATGACGCTCTTGAAAAACAAGGTTGTAGATTCACCATATGCCGTATTGACAACTGGTGCTGCTCAGGGTGCAGGACAAACAGGTGCAACTATCAATGGCTATATCAATGGAGAAGCTATTGGTTCTTACTTCATGAAAGAGTTTATCGGAATAGGTGAAGATGGACTTAATAAGTTCAAGGATCAAAATGGCGACGGCCAAGTTATAGAAAATGATCGTATTGTTGTAGGTACCGCTTTGCCAAGTACATTGTACGCTTTTTACACAAATTTTGGGTACAAAAACTTTGACTTAGGACTTAATTTTAATGGCGTTGCTGGCAATAAGATATTTAATCATACGGCAATGTCGATTTTCAATAGAGGAAACTTAGCTTCGTCATTCAACACTACGGACTTTGCCGTGGCGTATGCTAACGAGGCCATTACCAACTCTAATGAGGTATCAACAAGATACTTAGAAAATGGAAGCTTCTTGAGATTGAATAATGCGACTTTGGCTTATAAGCTCAGTCCACAAAAAATTGGATTGGGTAAATACCTAAACAATATTCGTTTTTCTCTTACCGGTCAGAACTTATTTGTGATCACTGATTACACAGGCTATGACCCAGAGATTAACACAGGAAGCTCAATTGGTGGAGTTCAAACCTTCGGAATTGATCGATTTACATACCCAAAGCCTCGTACATTTTTACTTGGACTTAATGTTACATTTTAA
- a CDS encoding SusD family protein: protein MKRKFLLALSILALATVDWSCTDLEEEILDESLFGQGQAEVISGAIAPAYGQISWTWRHTNFYGLQLIAADEAILPYRGGTDWFDGGKFLDTHRHTITPGNDLVGSSWNELTRNISRALSAIEVLRPLAADGNTVAAGALNEMIALRAYLNMLMLDSWGLVFKKENSSEISEVIRGQVAIDYIKSELESVVDRIGNTGGPGRLTQGAVWGLLARLHLNMAVYKDPYGTPSFAKADMDKVIEYTDKILNSGKYSLSPEYFELFNDDNNSNPELIFALDQRGVLQREHSRWAYWSIAGSQWGRLEYPSSDGTDGPAITPDFYQTWVDAYGTTDPAADARFYQHNIIVPEALADLTGKSPLNDEDNYICVAPENFEMNRGIIRGTPWGPRKNSDGAFITCEGGYRVYPVKQIKGNGPDKNVGYVDHTLQVDFTNEGRLHKTGYRVAKYQFSRTSPNANNFSSVDLVLMRLGEIYLMRAEAKLRNGDNAGALADINTLRAGRTARPAQTPPALKSIDLDGMLRERGFELYWEGFRRSDQIRFGKYEGTWTEKTNSDPKMRLFPIPQSAIDGASNLKGYLVQNDGY, encoded by the coding sequence ATGAAAAGAAAATTCTTACTTGCATTATCAATCTTAGCTCTTGCCACAGTAGACTGGAGTTGTACAGATTTAGAAGAAGAAATCCTTGACGAATCCTTATTTGGTCAAGGACAAGCGGAGGTTATAAGCGGAGCAATTGCACCAGCCTATGGCCAAATCTCCTGGACATGGAGACATACCAATTTTTATGGACTACAGCTCATTGCAGCTGATGAGGCTATTCTCCCTTATCGCGGTGGAACGGATTGGTTCGATGGTGGAAAGTTTTTGGATACACATAGACACACCATTACACCAGGAAATGACTTGGTAGGAAGCTCGTGGAATGAGCTTACAAGAAATATTTCTAGAGCATTATCTGCCATAGAAGTACTTCGCCCACTTGCTGCAGATGGCAATACAGTAGCTGCAGGTGCATTGAATGAGATGATTGCTCTAAGAGCATACTTAAATATGCTAATGCTTGATAGCTGGGGATTGGTGTTCAAAAAAGAGAACTCAAGCGAAATCTCTGAAGTGATAAGAGGTCAAGTTGCTATTGATTATATCAAAAGTGAGCTTGAGTCGGTTGTGGATCGCATTGGAAATACTGGTGGACCAGGTAGATTAACACAAGGAGCAGTTTGGGGATTATTGGCGAGATTACACCTTAATATGGCAGTGTACAAAGATCCTTACGGAACACCTAGTTTTGCAAAAGCCGACATGGATAAAGTGATTGAGTATACTGATAAAATCCTTAACTCGGGCAAATATTCATTGTCACCAGAATACTTCGAATTATTTAACGATGATAACAATTCTAACCCTGAGTTGATTTTCGCTTTGGATCAAAGAGGTGTTTTGCAAAGAGAGCATAGCCGTTGGGCATATTGGTCTATTGCAGGATCTCAATGGGGAAGGCTAGAGTATCCAAGTTCTGACGGAACTGATGGTCCTGCTATTACTCCTGATTTTTATCAAACTTGGGTAGATGCTTACGGAACAACCGATCCTGCTGCTGATGCTCGTTTCTATCAGCACAATATTATTGTTCCTGAGGCATTGGCAGACCTTACAGGAAAGTCACCATTGAATGATGAAGACAACTATATTTGTGTTGCTCCAGAAAACTTTGAAATGAATCGTGGAATCATACGTGGAACTCCTTGGGGACCAAGAAAAAACTCTGATGGAGCTTTCATTACATGTGAAGGAGGGTACAGGGTTTATCCGGTGAAACAAATCAAAGGAAATGGGCCAGATAAAAATGTTGGCTATGTAGATCATACCTTACAGGTTGACTTTACAAATGAAGGTAGATTGCATAAAACTGGATATCGTGTAGCTAAATATCAGTTTAGCCGAACATCCCCAAATGCTAACAATTTCAGTAGTGTAGACTTGGTGCTAATGCGACTTGGTGAAATATACCTGATGCGTGCCGAAGCAAAACTAAGAAATGGAGATAATGCAGGTGCACTGGCCGATATCAACACATTAAGAGCGGGAAGAACTGCCCGTCCAGCACAAACTCCTCCAGCATTAAAATCTATAGACTTAGATGGAATGTTGAGAGAAAGAGGATTTGAGCTTTATTGGGAAGGTTTCCGTAGAAGCGATCAAATTCGTTTTGGAAAATACGAAGGGACATGGACTGAGAAAACAAACTCTGATCCTAAAATGCGTCTCTTCCCAATACCACAAAGTGCCATTGATGGTGCTTCTAACTTAAAAGGATATCTCGTTCAGAACGACGGGTATTAA
- a CDS encoding SpoU rRNA Methylase family protein, which translates to MPQFRKLEMDELNRLSNEDFKSATKSRFSFVLDNVRSLQNVGSMFRTGDAFRIDSIFLCGITGQPPHRDIQKTALGSTESVDWKYESDPCKLIDELKANGWLIIGIEQTENSTMLDQFEFSTTSKYAFVLGNEVNGVSQDVLEKCDTVLEIPQIGTKHSLNIAVSAGIIAWEYYSKTKGNTL; encoded by the coding sequence ATGCCCCAATTCAGAAAGTTAGAAATGGACGAACTCAATCGTCTTTCGAATGAAGATTTTAAATCAGCCACAAAAAGTAGATTCTCGTTTGTCTTAGATAATGTACGAAGCCTTCAAAACGTAGGCTCCATGTTTCGTACAGGTGATGCCTTTAGAATAGACAGTATTTTTCTTTGTGGAATTACGGGGCAACCTCCTCATAGAGATATTCAAAAAACAGCTTTGGGCTCTACTGAAAGTGTGGATTGGAAATACGAAAGTGATCCTTGTAAACTAATAGATGAGTTAAAAGCTAATGGTTGGCTAATAATTGGAATAGAGCAAACTGAAAATAGCACAATGCTCGATCAATTTGAATTTTCTACCACATCCAAATACGCGTTTGTATTAGGCAATGAAGTCAATGGTGTATCGCAAGATGTATTGGAAAAGTGTGATACAGTTTTAGAAATCCCTCAAATAGGAACTAAACACTCGCTTAATATTGCTGTAAGTGCTGGAATAATCGCTTGGGAATATTATTCAAAAACTAAAGGGAATACTTTATAA
- a CDS encoding phenylalanyl-tRNA synthetase, alpha subunit, whose protein sequence is MLDKINSIQQEVEKSIVENKEQLEQFRLTYLSKKGILNDLFKDFKEVSSDLKRDVGQALNKLKIATEGRFKELEATIGEEKGDITNQIDLSLPVDSELGSLHPLTLVRQRITEIFARMGFNAEDGPEIESDWYNFTALNFPENHPAREMQDTFFISKGKSSQEDMLLRTHTSNVQVRLMQHQKPPIRSIMIGRVYRNEAISARAHCQFHQVEGLFVDENVSFKDLKDTLLYFAKEMFGKDTKIRLRPSYFPFTEPSAEIDISCFICKGKGCNICKKTGWVEIAGSGMVDPNVLTNCGIDAEKYTGFAFGMGIERIAMLKYDINDIRLFFDNDVRFLNQFQGA, encoded by the coding sequence GTGTTAGATAAAATTAATTCTATACAACAAGAAGTAGAGAAATCTATAGTAGAAAATAAGGAGCAGCTGGAGCAATTCCGTCTTACCTATTTGAGTAAGAAAGGAATATTGAATGATCTTTTTAAGGATTTTAAAGAGGTGAGTTCTGATCTTAAAAGAGATGTTGGACAAGCTTTGAATAAACTTAAAATTGCAACAGAAGGTCGATTTAAAGAGCTTGAGGCTACTATTGGTGAAGAAAAAGGTGATATAACGAATCAAATCGATTTATCATTGCCAGTAGATAGTGAATTAGGAAGTTTGCATCCACTTACGCTTGTGAGACAGCGTATTACTGAGATTTTTGCCCGAATGGGTTTTAATGCAGAGGATGGTCCGGAGATTGAATCGGACTGGTATAACTTTACTGCCCTTAATTTTCCTGAGAATCACCCTGCGAGAGAAATGCAGGATACTTTCTTTATCTCTAAAGGAAAGTCATCTCAAGAAGATATGTTGTTACGTACCCATACATCCAATGTGCAAGTACGATTAATGCAACATCAAAAACCGCCCATTAGATCTATCATGATTGGTAGGGTGTATAGAAACGAAGCTATTTCGGCAAGAGCACATTGCCAGTTTCATCAAGTTGAAGGCTTGTTTGTAGACGAAAATGTTAGCTTCAAGGATTTGAAAGATACGCTCTTGTATTTTGCCAAAGAGATGTTTGGAAAGGATACAAAAATAAGACTGCGTCCTAGTTATTTTCCATTTACTGAACCAAGTGCCGAAATTGATATTTCGTGCTTCATTTGTAAAGGGAAAGGATGTAATATATGCAAAAAAACAGGTTGGGTCGAAATTGCCGGTAGTGGTATGGTAGATCCCAATGTATTGACCAACTGTGGAATAGATGCTGAAAAGTATACTGGTTTTGCATTTGGAATGGGAATAGAAAGAATAGCCATGCTTAAATATGATATCAATGATATCAGATTATTTTTTGACAATGATGTAAGGTTTCTAAACCAATTTCAAGGAGCCTGA
- a CDS encoding LytTr DNA-binding domain-containing protein, translating to MEQRKVKYQLTKVFKDMDQSQVGINEVMYLEAKVNYTVLYANGQKFTSSRTLKNFEMMLNTNDFVRIHKSYMVNTSFICKLIYAEKGGFLKLRNGVKLGIARRRLSGIKEKLKSLNIT from the coding sequence ATGGAACAAAGAAAAGTAAAATATCAGCTCACTAAGGTTTTCAAAGACATGGACCAAAGCCAAGTAGGAATAAATGAGGTGATGTATTTAGAAGCGAAAGTAAACTATACTGTTCTATACGCTAATGGGCAAAAGTTCACTTCATCAAGAACACTGAAGAACTTTGAGATGATGCTAAATACCAATGATTTTGTGAGGATTCACAAATCCTATATGGTCAATACATCATTTATTTGTAAGCTTATATATGCCGAAAAAGGTGGCTTCTTGAAGTTAAGAAACGGAGTAAAACTTGGAATTGCAAGAAGGAGACTAAGTGGAATAAAAGAGAAATTAAAGAGTCTAAATATTACGTAA
- a CDS encoding D-alanyl-D-alanine dipeptidase: MRIFGVIILFACTFWACSSTSEPEESAELIIEESEPLIELKPLKRKVSELEEKLLSEGLVNVKDQIPSIYVDLKYSTSNNFFGSDVYGDFDKAFLQNEVVESLAISQETLKGINKNLSLYIFDAVRPLSIQQILWDALDSIPPSVRKAYVADPEEGSIHNFGCAVDISIFDIANDTLLDMGTDYDFFGYLAYPRKEAEMLQNGSLNELQIKNRELLREVMGKGKFMPITSEWWHFNRYSRNTAKEKYGIVK, encoded by the coding sequence ATGAGAATTTTCGGAGTAATTATCCTTTTTGCTTGTACTTTTTGGGCTTGTAGTTCTACAAGTGAACCAGAAGAGTCAGCAGAACTAATAATAGAAGAGAGCGAACCTTTGATAGAACTAAAGCCCTTGAAAAGAAAGGTTTCGGAGCTTGAGGAGAAATTGCTAAGTGAGGGTTTGGTAAATGTGAAGGATCAAATACCAAGTATATACGTTGATCTCAAGTATTCTACATCGAACAATTTTTTTGGTTCAGATGTGTATGGAGATTTCGACAAGGCTTTTTTGCAAAATGAAGTTGTAGAATCTTTGGCCATATCTCAAGAGACGCTCAAAGGGATAAATAAGAACCTTAGCCTTTATATTTTTGATGCGGTACGACCGCTTAGTATTCAACAGATTTTGTGGGATGCATTGGACAGTATTCCACCAAGTGTAAGGAAAGCGTATGTTGCAGATCCCGAAGAGGGTTCAATTCACAATTTTGGTTGTGCAGTAGATATTTCAATATTTGATATAGCGAATGATACGCTCCTTGATATGGGGACCGATTATGACTTTTTTGGTTACTTGGCTTACCCAAGAAAAGAAGCAGAAATGCTGCAAAATGGCTCACTCAATGAGTTGCAAATCAAGAACAGAGAACTATTGAGGGAAGTAATGGGTAAGGGTAAGTTTATGCCTATTACAAGCGAATGGTGGCATTTTAATCGATACAGTAGGAATACTGCAAAAGAGAAATATGGGATTGTAAAATAA
- a CDS encoding Spore maturation protein SpmA — MALNYIWAGFFIISLLVALVKNIFFHDTLIFETLVQGMFDSAKVGFEISLALTGIMTLFLGILKIGEKAGAIRFLARIIGPFFNKLFPGVPHDHPAHGQMIMNFSANLLGLDNAATPFGLKAMESLQELNPAATKDTATDAQIMFLVLHTSGLTLIPISIMTYRAAMGAADPSDVFIPLIIATYATTMASLLLVGFRQKINFMDFTIIKWLGGITLFIIAVLFYLKTLTKEEIEVFSKVYSNLILLIIIVGFIAGGLWKKVNIFDSFIEGAKEGFQVAVRIIPYLVAMLVGISALRNCGALDAITDSLAYVIGLFGADTEFVKALPVALMKPLSGSGARGLLIELMENEGADSFPARVASIFQGSADTTFYIVALYFGSVGVSKIRYAIQYGLLADLIGVIAGIFIGYFFFA, encoded by the coding sequence ATGGCATTAAATTATATCTGGGCAGGATTTTTCATAATTTCTTTACTTGTTGCCTTAGTAAAGAACATCTTTTTTCATGACACACTTATTTTCGAAACTCTCGTGCAAGGCATGTTTGATTCGGCAAAAGTTGGGTTCGAAATATCCCTTGCTCTTACAGGTATCATGACACTCTTTTTGGGTATTCTCAAAATCGGAGAGAAAGCGGGTGCAATTCGTTTTTTGGCAAGAATCATAGGACCATTTTTCAACAAGCTTTTCCCTGGCGTACCTCATGACCACCCTGCTCATGGACAAATGATCATGAATTTCTCGGCAAATTTATTGGGCCTTGACAATGCAGCTACACCATTTGGACTTAAAGCAATGGAGAGCTTACAAGAACTTAACCCAGCTGCTACAAAAGACACTGCCACAGATGCCCAAATCATGTTTTTGGTATTGCACACCTCGGGACTCACGCTCATACCAATTAGTATAATGACCTATAGGGCAGCCATGGGTGCAGCAGACCCTTCAGATGTATTTATTCCGCTCATTATAGCGACATATGCAACAACCATGGCAAGTTTGCTTTTGGTCGGATTTAGGCAAAAAATCAATTTCATGGATTTCACCATCATTAAGTGGCTTGGTGGAATTACTTTATTCATAATTGCTGTCCTTTTTTATCTCAAAACCCTTACAAAAGAAGAAATAGAGGTTTTCTCCAAAGTCTACAGTAACCTAATCCTTCTTATAATCATTGTCGGTTTTATTGCAGGTGGCTTATGGAAAAAAGTCAACATCTTTGATTCATTTATAGAAGGAGCAAAAGAAGGTTTCCAGGTAGCTGTACGAATCATTCCTTACCTCGTAGCAATGTTAGTGGGTATTTCGGCTCTGAGAAACTGTGGTGCACTTGATGCCATCACAGACTCACTTGCCTATGTAATTGGGCTATTTGGGGCAGATACCGAATTTGTCAAGGCACTTCCCGTTGCTCTCATGAAACCACTAAGTGGTAGCGGAGCCCGTGGACTTCTTATAGAATTAATGGAAAATGAAGGAGCTGATTCCTTCCCTGCCAGAGTAGCATCAATTTTCCAAGGTTCGGCTGATACCACTTTTTACATAGTTGCTCTTTACTTTGGCTCTGTAGGAGTTAGTAAAATACGCTATGCTATCCAATATGGTTTATTGGCAGATTTGATAGGTGTTATCGCAGGGATTTTCATTGGCTACTTCTTTTTTGCCTAA
- a CDS encoding Electron transfer DM13 → MIYTKLSLVTLITAFSFFILSCEKAEEIVSQKEMEKEMEIKEPSDSNALLAGTFTGASGHATSGKAEIIKLDTSTYSLALTNFKTDNGPDLKIYLAEDAKAGNFIEVSSKVENGNKTYTLPADIDFEKHKFVLIWCKAFSVSFGFVELKAP, encoded by the coding sequence ATGATATACACTAAGTTGAGTTTAGTTACCCTTATTACAGCGTTTTCGTTTTTTATTCTTTCATGTGAAAAAGCAGAGGAAATTGTCTCCCAAAAGGAAATGGAGAAAGAAATGGAGATAAAAGAACCTTCCGACTCTAATGCTTTACTTGCTGGCACTTTCACGGGAGCATCTGGTCACGCAACTTCTGGTAAAGCAGAAATAATCAAACTTGACACCTCCACATATTCATTAGCGTTAACAAATTTCAAAACAGACAACGGACCTGATCTTAAAATATACCTAGCTGAGGATGCCAAAGCTGGCAACTTTATAGAAGTGTCAAGCAAAGTCGAAAACGGAAATAAAACTTACACGTTGCCTGCGGATATCGACTTTGAGAAGCATAAATTTGTCCTCATTTGGTGCAAAGCATTTTCTGTTAGTTTTGGTTTTGTAGAGCTCAAGGCCCCATAA
- a CDS encoding Adenine deaminase — protein sequence MNVYKGNIIDIFENQIYLGELLIRENRVFGIKNLGNEDPSYPYIGPGLVDAHVHIESSMLTPSEFSKLAVLHGSIATVSDPHEIANVLGVEGVKFMISNGNTVPFQFSFGVPSCVPATTFESAGARLELADVKSLLSLPEVTYLAEMMNFPGVIAENPTQIDIVNAALEMGKKVDGHAPGVRGEAAVKYFSKGISTDHECFTLDEAQEKLNLGVKILIREGSAAKNFEALIPLAKANAHQMMFCSDDKHPDELLEGHINKLCKRAIEVGVDFYDVLRMASLNPVLHYNIPVGLLREGESADFVIWNNKTDFIAQSVFIGGEKVMEDGKCLFETTPAAIVNNFSTQNVSVEQLQIPFVGNEKSRLQVIKINEGQLVTDLELALPQVVAEKIVSDVSRDILKIVVYNRYELAPPAVAFVKGFGLQSGAIASSVAHDSHNIIAVGVDDESIKDAINIIVREKGGISVVVDDQMGVVSLPIAGIMSDKDGAYIAKEYKDIDSLAKQKLGSTLKAPYMTLSFMALLVIPRLKLSDKGLFDGETFSFTPLLKEV from the coding sequence ATGAATGTATATAAAGGTAATATAATAGATATTTTTGAAAATCAGATTTATTTAGGAGAGTTACTCATCAGAGAAAATAGGGTTTTTGGAATTAAAAACTTGGGGAACGAAGACCCAAGCTATCCATATATAGGTCCTGGACTTGTAGATGCTCACGTACATATTGAGAGCTCAATGCTTACGCCTTCTGAGTTTTCAAAACTTGCGGTGCTACATGGTTCCATTGCAACGGTTTCTGATCCACACGAAATCGCTAATGTGCTAGGTGTGGAAGGTGTAAAGTTCATGATTTCTAATGGAAACACGGTTCCTTTTCAGTTTTCGTTTGGAGTGCCTTCTTGTGTTCCAGCAACGACTTTTGAAAGTGCAGGAGCCCGGTTAGAACTAGCTGATGTGAAATCTCTATTGTCGTTGCCAGAAGTGACCTACTTGGCAGAAATGATGAATTTTCCTGGAGTTATTGCCGAAAACCCAACTCAAATAGACATTGTCAATGCAGCCTTAGAAATGGGTAAAAAGGTGGATGGTCACGCTCCTGGAGTAAGAGGGGAAGCTGCCGTTAAATACTTTTCAAAAGGGATAAGTACCGACCATGAATGCTTTACACTGGATGAAGCTCAAGAGAAACTAAATCTTGGAGTGAAAATTCTAATCAGAGAGGGAAGTGCTGCTAAGAATTTTGAGGCACTTATTCCGTTGGCTAAAGCAAATGCTCATCAAATGATGTTTTGTAGTGATGACAAACACCCTGACGAACTTCTCGAGGGTCATATAAACAAGCTGTGTAAAAGAGCAATAGAAGTAGGAGTGGACTTTTATGATGTATTGCGTATGGCTTCTCTCAATCCAGTATTGCACTATAATATCCCTGTGGGTTTGCTGCGAGAAGGGGAGTCTGCAGATTTTGTGATTTGGAATAACAAAACTGACTTTATAGCCCAATCTGTTTTTATTGGTGGAGAAAAAGTAATGGAGGACGGTAAATGTCTTTTTGAAACAACTCCAGCTGCGATAGTTAATAATTTTTCTACACAAAACGTAAGTGTAGAGCAGTTACAGATACCATTTGTTGGTAATGAGAAGTCAAGACTACAAGTTATCAAAATCAATGAAGGACAACTAGTTACAGATTTAGAATTAGCATTACCTCAGGTTGTTGCCGAAAAAATCGTTAGTGATGTCAGCCGCGATATTCTTAAAATAGTTGTTTATAATAGGTATGAATTAGCCCCCCCAGCTGTGGCTTTTGTAAAAGGGTTTGGGCTTCAAAGTGGGGCTATTGCTAGCTCTGTCGCACACGATTCTCATAATATCATTGCTGTAGGAGTAGATGACGAATCAATAAAAGATGCGATCAACATAATTGTAAGAGAAAAGGGAGGTATTTCCGTAGTTGTAGATGATCAAATGGGTGTTGTGTCATTACCTATAGCCGGAATCATGAGCGATAAAGACGGTGCTTATATTGCGAAAGAATACAAGGATATAGATTCGCTTGCCAAGCAAAAACTTGGCTCCACATTGAAAGCCCCATACATGACTCTTTCCTTTATGGCATTGCTGGTTATTCCTAGACTGAAATTATCAGACAAAGGGCTTTTTGACGGTGAAACTTTCAGTTTTACTCCCTTACTTAAGGAAGTTTAA